A window of the Streptomyces griseochromogenes genome harbors these coding sequences:
- a CDS encoding DUF1707 SHOCT-like domain-containing protein: protein MSGEISPTGKGSGPGSSPELRASHADRDRVVDVLRVAAGDGLLTADELDERLEAALSARTVSELAALTADLPPVSATGGVTGAEVKDVVRIEQVHSGAVERVGRWVVPRRLELAVTYCGVTLDFTDAVITHDTLRINVSMTGKTLTLVTRPGIVVDTDGLQLVHSRIKHRQAPTNPATPVALRVELVGQKAHGRVVVRPPRRTFVQWLLR, encoded by the coding sequence ATGTCGGGAGAGATCTCGCCCACCGGGAAGGGCTCCGGCCCCGGCTCGTCGCCTGAGCTGCGCGCCTCTCATGCGGACCGGGACCGGGTGGTGGATGTGCTGCGTGTCGCGGCGGGGGACGGCCTGCTGACCGCGGACGAGTTGGACGAGCGCTTGGAAGCCGCCTTGTCGGCGCGAACCGTGAGCGAACTGGCTGCGCTCACCGCTGACCTGCCGCCCGTATCGGCTACGGGTGGCGTGACTGGAGCCGAGGTCAAGGACGTAGTCCGGATCGAACAGGTCCACAGCGGCGCGGTCGAGCGCGTGGGACGCTGGGTGGTGCCGCGGAGGCTGGAGCTCGCGGTGACGTACTGCGGGGTGACGCTTGACTTCACTGATGCCGTGATCACGCACGACACCTTGCGGATCAACGTGAGCATGACGGGGAAGACCCTGACGCTGGTCACCAGGCCGGGCATCGTGGTCGACACTGATGGTCTGCAGCTGGTACACAGCAGGATCAAGCACCGTCAGGCTCCGACGAATCCTGCTACACCGGTCGCTCTGCGAGTGGAGCTGGTCGGTCAGAAGGCCCACGGCCGCGTGGTGGTGCGGCCCCCGCGTCGGACGTTTGTGCAGTGGCTGCTGCGCTAG
- a CDS encoding VOC family protein, with protein sequence MSYNHPYPHAGVQLNHTAVYASDRYLSAEFIAAILGLKVGAPFGPFLPVDLGNGVTLDYCEKRDEPIQSQHYAFLVPDEQFDTVIARLEVVGVTYYADPGHTDPGRVNDLFGGRGAYFDDPDGHNMEVMTRPYARP encoded by the coding sequence ATGTCCTACAACCATCCGTACCCACATGCCGGCGTCCAGCTGAACCACACGGCTGTCTACGCGAGCGACCGCTACTTGTCCGCCGAGTTCATCGCCGCGATCCTGGGCCTGAAAGTCGGCGCACCGTTTGGGCCGTTCCTGCCAGTTGACCTCGGCAATGGCGTGACGCTCGACTACTGCGAGAAGAGGGACGAGCCGATCCAGTCGCAGCACTACGCCTTCCTCGTGCCTGACGAGCAGTTCGACACCGTGATCGCCCGGCTGGAGGTGGTCGGGGTCACTTACTATGCGGACCCTGGCCACACCGATCCCGGCCGGGTAAACGATCTGTTCGGTGGTCGCGGCGCCTACTTCGACGACCCGGACGGTCACAATATGGAGGTCATGACTCGGCCTTACGCCCGCCCGTAG
- a CDS encoding ATP-binding protein, with amino-acid sequence MLLPRGIADETSPNRPDQGVDDDHDRRAGETRPAAPPPKRHPREPRERGRNRSGSASDSREACGTWGMGVDAAETGALLMSELVTNAVRHGHSHSVRVIAEQRRPDRLRVAVVDKSRRMPEMHHAKPEAFGGRGLLLVDLISDRWGTDLLPWGKRVWAEIVIKAADQ; translated from the coding sequence GTGCTTCTCCCCCGAGGTATCGCGGACGAGACATCCCCCAACCGCCCCGACCAAGGCGTTGACGATGACCATGACCGACGAGCAGGTGAGACCCGGCCGGCAGCACCCCCACCAAAGCGTCACCCTCGCGAACCTCGCGAACGAGGCCGCAACCGTTCCGGTAGCGCGTCAGATAGTCGTGAGGCATGCGGCACGTGGGGCATGGGCGTCGACGCCGCGGAGACCGGCGCACTCCTGATGTCCGAACTCGTCACCAACGCAGTGCGGCACGGTCACTCTCACAGCGTCCGCGTGATCGCCGAGCAGCGCCGACCCGACCGCCTTCGCGTCGCCGTGGTCGACAAGTCCCGCCGCATGCCCGAGATGCACCACGCCAAGCCGGAGGCCTTCGGCGGCCGGGGCCTGCTCTTGGTCGACCTTATTTCCGACCGATGGGGAACCGACCTCCTTCCGTGGGGGAAACGGGTCTGGGCTGAGATCGTGATCAAGGCGGCCGACCAGTGA
- a CDS encoding IS5 family transposase (programmed frameshift), whose protein sequence is MVERLVPDELWELFQRVVPEAPSRPQGGGRRRHGDREVLAAIVFVATSGCTWQQLPSASFGLSGPTAHRRFAEWSKARVWAKLHRLVLDELGSRGELDWSRCAIDSVNMRALKGDLTGPNPVDRGKYGSKIHLITERTGLPLSVGISGANLHDSQALEPLVRGIPPIRSRRGPRRRRPAKLHGDKGYDYNHLRRWLRSRGIRHRIARKGIEPSTRLGRHRWTIERTMAWLAGCRRLHRRYERKAEHFLAFTSIACTLICYRRLTK, encoded by the exons ATCGTTGAGCGGCTTGTGCCGGATGAGCTGTGGGAGTTGTTCCAGCGAGTGGTTCCGGAGGCGCCGAGTCGGCCTCAGGGTGGTGGCCGGCGCCGGCACGGCGACCGGGAGGTGTTGGCTGCGATCGTGTTCGTGGCCACGTCGGGCTGCACGTGGCAGCAACTGCCGTCCGCCTCGTTCGGGCTTTCAGGGCCCACGGCTCACCGGCGCTTCGCCGAGTGGTCGAAGGCCCGGGTGTGGGCGAAGCTCCATCGCCTGGTCCTCGACGAACTCGGCTCTCGCGGTGAACTGGACTGGTCTCGCTGCGCGATCGACTCGGTGAACATGCGAGCCCTG AAAGGGGACCTGACAGGTCCGAATCCGGTGGATCGCGGCAAGTACGGTTCAAAGATCCACTTGATCACCGAGCGTACCGGGCTGCCCCTGTCCGTCGGGATATCCGGTGCCAACCTGCACGACAGCCAGGCCCTCGAACCGCTCGTGCGAGGCATCCCACCCATTCGCTCCCGGCGCGGACCGCGCCGACGACGGCCCGCCAAACTCCACGGCGACAAAGGCTACGACTACAACCACCTGCGCCGATGGTTACGCAGCCGCGGCATCCGACATCGCATCGCCCGCAAAGGCATCGAGCCCTCCACACGGCTGGGCCGCCACCGCTGGACGATCGAACGCACCATGGCCTGGCTCGCCGGATGCCGCCGCCTCCACCGCCGCTACGAACGCAAAGCCGAACACTTCCTGGCCTTCACCAGCATCGCCTGCACCCTCATCTGCTACCGCAGACTCACCAAATGA
- a CDS encoding carbohydrate-binding protein, whose protein sequence is MRAGDHLVAETAVPVTGDRHTWTTVSAETAPPAEGHHDLRLTLNGDFRLASFRFTAPDDALAGDGAPAPRSEDDAR, encoded by the coding sequence GTGCGGGCAGGAGACCACCTCGTCGCGGAGACCGCCGTACCGGTCACCGGCGACCGCCACACCTGGACGACCGTCAGCGCCGAGACGGCGCCACCTGCCGAAGGCCACCACGATCTGCGGCTCACCCTGAACGGCGACTTCCGGCTGGCTTCCTTCCGCTTCACCGCACCGGATGACGCACTCGCGGGAGACGGCGCGCCTGCCCCGCGGAGCGAGGACGATGCCCGGTGA
- a CDS encoding fibronectin type III-like domain-contianing protein yields MRLEPGHSGEVTFRLPSERMAHWDVATGAFTVDPGRYEVLLARSAADIVLSAPLTVSGTQAAPRALVSRRTLAADFDDYTDVSLVDATRARGDAVAPADPAHPATLLFRAADLSGAARFEAEVARDRRTG; encoded by the coding sequence GTGCGGCTCGAACCAGGGCACAGCGGGGAGGTGACCTTCCGTCTGCCATCCGAACGGATGGCGCACTGGGACGTCGCCACGGGCGCCTTCACCGTCGATCCCGGCCGCTATGAGGTGCTCCTCGCCCGCTCTGCCGCGGACATCGTCCTCAGCGCGCCGCTCACCGTCAGCGGTACCCAGGCCGCACCTCGGGCACTGGTGAGCCGGCGTACCCTGGCCGCCGACTTCGACGACTACACGGACGTCAGCCTGGTCGACGCCACCCGTGCCCGGGGCGATGCCGTCGCCCCGGCGGATCCCGCTCACCCCGCGACCCTGCTGTTCCGCGCCGCGGACCTGTCCGGTGCCGCCCGCTTCGAGGCCGAGGTCGCGCGAGACCGCCGGACCGGGTGA
- a CDS encoding glycoside hydrolase family 3 C-terminal domain-containing protein, protein MASAGSTSGRRRPARARRAGGTGRPGRRPPAARRPRPTGIGLPETQEALLRAVAAVRPETALVVMSSYPYAVDWADAHLSAVLWTSHGGQETGRALAAVLLGAADPAGRLPQTWYRGEDSLPHPLDYDIIKAGWTYQYHRSAPLYPFGHGLSYADFTYRDLRLFSPVLVQEGAVDVSVTLANTGTRSGSEVVQLYVRAVGTRYEAPGSGSRTSARCGSNQGTAGR, encoded by the coding sequence GTGGCCTCGGCGGGGTCGACCAGCGGACGTCGAAGGCCGGCACGCGCCCGGCGTGCGGGAGGGACGGGGCGCCCCGGCCGCCGCCCACCAGCTGCTCGTCGGCCACGGCCTACCGGGATCGGCCTGCCCGAGACCCAGGAGGCGCTGCTGCGCGCGGTCGCCGCGGTCCGCCCGGAGACCGCGCTGGTCGTCATGAGCAGTTACCCCTACGCCGTCGACTGGGCCGACGCCCATCTGTCGGCCGTGCTGTGGACCTCCCACGGCGGACAGGAGACGGGCCGGGCCCTGGCCGCAGTCCTGCTCGGCGCGGCCGACCCCGCCGGCCGGCTGCCGCAGACCTGGTACCGGGGCGAGGACTCACTGCCGCACCCGCTCGACTACGACATCATCAAGGCGGGCTGGACGTACCAGTACCACCGGTCCGCACCCCTGTACCCCTTCGGACACGGCCTGTCGTACGCCGACTTCACCTACCGCGACCTGCGGCTGTTCAGCCCGGTCTTGGTCCAGGAGGGCGCAGTGGACGTCTCAGTGACCCTGGCCAACACGGGCACCCGGTCCGGGAGCGAGGTGGTCCAGCTCTACGTCCGTGCGGTCGGCACCCGCTACGAGGCCCCCGGCTCCGGCTCGCGGACTTCCGCAAGGTGCGGCTCGAACCAGGGCACAGCGGGGAGGTGA
- a CDS encoding ABC transporter ATP-binding protein has product MIDAQQLTKRYGEKTAVDGLDFAVKPGTVTGFLGPNGAGKSTTMRMIVGLDAPTSGSVTVNGQRYAWHQAPLQEVGALLEAKSIHPGRSAYNHLRALALTHGIPRRRVDEVIELAGLGSVAKKRAGAFSLGMGQRLGIAAALLGDPQTVMLDEPVNGLDPEGVLWIRNLLTSLAAEGRTVFVSSHLMSEVALVADHLIVVGRGRLLADTTVQDLVREAGGDTVKVATDDPARLRDALAGPDVEITGRIGSEELQVTGMSAREIGLKAAEHGIPLFELTTKAVSLEEAFMELTRDAVEYHGSTTGIETSGSAA; this is encoded by the coding sequence ATGATCGACGCACAGCAGCTCACCAAGAGGTACGGGGAGAAGACCGCCGTCGACGGTCTGGACTTCGCCGTGAAGCCGGGCACGGTGACCGGCTTCCTGGGGCCCAACGGTGCGGGCAAGTCCACGACGATGCGCATGATCGTTGGTCTGGACGCGCCGACGAGCGGCTCCGTCACGGTGAACGGGCAGCGCTATGCCTGGCACCAGGCGCCGTTGCAGGAGGTGGGGGCGCTGCTGGAGGCGAAGTCGATCCACCCGGGCCGCTCGGCCTACAACCACCTGCGGGCGCTCGCGCTGACCCATGGCATTCCGCGTCGTCGGGTCGACGAGGTCATCGAACTGGCCGGTCTCGGCAGCGTCGCGAAGAAGCGGGCCGGTGCCTTCTCCCTCGGCATGGGCCAGCGACTCGGCATAGCGGCCGCGCTGCTCGGCGATCCGCAGACCGTGATGCTGGACGAGCCTGTCAACGGACTGGACCCGGAGGGCGTCCTCTGGATCCGGAACCTGCTCACCTCCCTCGCGGCCGAGGGGCGCACGGTGTTCGTCTCCTCGCATCTGATGAGCGAGGTGGCCCTGGTGGCGGATCACCTGATCGTCGTCGGGCGTGGCCGGCTGCTGGCCGACACGACCGTGCAGGACCTGGTCCGCGAGGCGGGCGGCGACACCGTGAAGGTCGCGACGGACGACCCCGCGCGGCTGCGGGACGCCCTGGCCGGGCCGGACGTGGAGATCACCGGCCGCATCGGCTCCGAGGAACTGCAGGTGACCGGGATGTCCGCCCGCGAGATCGGGCTGAAGGCGGCCGAGCACGGGATCCCTCTGTTCGAACTGACCACGAAGGCGGTGTCGCTGGAGGAGGCCTTCATGGAACTGACCAGGGACGCCGTGGAATACCACGGCTCCACGACCGGCATCGAGACCTCCGGGAGCGCGGCATGA
- a CDS encoding ABC transporter permease, with amino-acid sequence MTTLTATPETPETAPAAPTRSAYRVTGRRVLSSEWAKLWSLRSTWITLGLGLLFLVAFGVIAASHYKSNLDSGRHMDRDFATSTAVSLSLFGTNFAQLALGVLGVLVTAGEYSTGMIRSTLAAVPRRLPVLWSKAAVYGLVALVIATIGAFIAFLVSSQIVSGTPAAMGLGHTGVIRSLFGAGLYLGLVGVIGAALGALLRSVAGGISVLVAALMLVPGLISLLPTSWQSHIDPYLPSHAGESIFALTHDSTTLSPGAGLLVFLGWTVLALIGAAYRLVRSDV; translated from the coding sequence ATGACCACCCTCACGGCAACACCCGAGACCCCCGAGACCGCCCCGGCCGCTCCCACCAGGTCCGCCTACCGGGTGACCGGACGGCGCGTGCTGTCCTCGGAATGGGCCAAGCTCTGGTCCCTGCGCTCCACCTGGATCACCCTCGGCCTGGGCCTGCTGTTCCTCGTCGCCTTCGGCGTCATCGCCGCGAGCCACTACAAGTCCAATCTCGACTCCGGTCGGCACATGGACCGCGACTTCGCCACCTCGACGGCCGTGAGCCTGTCCCTCTTCGGCACGAACTTCGCCCAGCTGGCCCTCGGCGTCCTCGGCGTGCTGGTCACGGCCGGCGAGTACTCCACCGGCATGATCCGCTCGACCCTCGCGGCCGTACCGCGCCGGCTGCCCGTGCTGTGGTCCAAGGCGGCCGTCTACGGGCTGGTCGCGCTGGTGATCGCCACCATCGGCGCGTTCATCGCCTTCCTCGTCAGCAGCCAGATCGTCTCCGGCACGCCCGCCGCCATGGGCCTCGGCCACACCGGTGTCATCCGCAGTCTGTTCGGGGCCGGTCTCTACCTGGGCCTGGTCGGCGTGATCGGCGCCGCGCTCGGCGCGCTGCTGCGGTCGGTGGCCGGCGGCATCTCGGTACTCGTCGCCGCCCTCATGCTCGTACCCGGCCTGATCTCGCTGCTGCCCACCTCGTGGCAGAGCCACATCGACCCCTACCTGCCGAGCCACGCGGGCGAGTCGATCTTCGCGCTGACGCACGACTCCACCACCCTGTCGCCCGGTGCGGGACTCCTGGTCTTTCTGGGGTGGACGGTTCTGGCACTGATCGGGGCGGCCTACCGGCTGGTGCGCAGCGACGTCTGA
- a CDS encoding sensor histidine kinase, producing the protein MTTEDLGGMGPLVARLGRAGQRLRHADQARPWVLDTAVVVLVFLMFCLPDLLHGMDGDGDGPRRFRLAFTHVPTTGMLALQAGMVLPLLWRRRAPAMAFGAITAVFVLQWSLGAALRADAALFVALYSLALHGRLRQLPWACAVTAGALGLVAARISAVVSVWDVLFFLLSTATAALALGLVIRIRRAQLAGLRDRAARLEIERDQRGRLAVAAERARVAREMHDIVGHNLSVIITLADAGAYATAVTPERGKEALHLIGDTGRQALSELRRVLGVLREADGPPAEPELSPQPGLADIDALCEGVRAAGLEVVYRTAGDIDALNSGVQLTVYRIVQEALTNTLKHAGAGARANLAIVVEDTRLTITVQDTGPPDPDGRSGTANEEGHGLVGMRERAALYSGHVSAGPAGAGWSVRAALELTPHGGAR; encoded by the coding sequence ATGACCACCGAAGATCTCGGCGGGATGGGGCCGCTGGTCGCCCGGCTCGGCCGGGCCGGCCAGCGGCTCCGGCACGCCGACCAGGCCCGTCCGTGGGTGCTCGACACCGCGGTGGTGGTCCTGGTCTTCCTGATGTTCTGCCTGCCGGACCTGCTCCACGGGATGGATGGGGACGGCGACGGCCCACGCCGCTTCCGGCTGGCATTCACCCACGTGCCCACCACCGGCATGCTGGCTCTGCAAGCGGGGATGGTACTGCCACTGCTGTGGCGACGGCGGGCGCCCGCGATGGCGTTCGGCGCCATCACTGCCGTATTCGTCCTCCAGTGGTCCCTGGGCGCCGCACTCCGTGCGGACGCCGCACTCTTCGTCGCCCTCTACAGCCTGGCCCTCCATGGACGACTGCGACAGCTGCCGTGGGCCTGTGCGGTCACGGCGGGTGCACTGGGCCTGGTCGCGGCGCGGATCTCGGCCGTGGTGTCGGTCTGGGACGTACTGTTCTTCCTGCTCAGCACGGCGACCGCGGCCCTCGCGCTCGGCCTGGTGATCCGTATCCGGCGGGCTCAGCTGGCCGGGCTGCGGGACCGTGCGGCACGGCTGGAGATCGAACGCGACCAGCGCGGCAGGCTCGCCGTCGCGGCAGAGCGAGCGCGGGTGGCTCGAGAGATGCACGACATCGTCGGCCACAACCTGTCCGTCATCATCACGCTCGCCGACGCGGGCGCCTACGCCACGGCCGTGACTCCGGAACGGGGCAAGGAGGCCCTGCACCTCATCGGCGACACCGGCCGTCAGGCCCTGAGCGAACTGCGCCGGGTGCTCGGCGTGCTGCGCGAGGCGGACGGTCCCCCGGCCGAGCCCGAGCTGAGCCCGCAGCCCGGTCTCGCGGACATCGACGCGCTGTGCGAGGGAGTGCGCGCCGCCGGCCTGGAGGTCGTCTACCGTACGGCCGGAGACATCGACGCCCTCAACAGCGGAGTGCAGCTCACGGTCTACCGCATCGTGCAGGAGGCCCTGACGAACACCCTCAAACACGCCGGCGCCGGGGCGCGTGCGAACCTGGCGATCGTCGTGGAGGACACACGGCTGACCATCACCGTCCAGGACACCGGCCCGCCCGATCCGGACGGCCGATCCGGCACGGCGAACGAGGAAGGACACGGCCTGGTGGGCATGCGAGAACGAGCAGCTCTCTACAGCGGACACGTCAGCGCGGGCCCAGCCGGCGCCGGCTGGTCGGTGCGGGCCGCACTCGAGCTCACACCCCATGGCGGTGCCCGGTGA
- a CDS encoding response regulator — MTTVLIVDDQPLQRYGFRMLLDSVTETEVVGEAAHGTEAVRKAAQLRPDVVLMDVRMPGMDGIEATRGIVAAGDRSRVLVLTTFDLDEYVYAALRAGASGFLLKDARPEELLAGIRAVAAGDAVIAPALTRRLLHEFARLVPPNANGSAQDSRLSSLTDREREILVAIGKGWTNGEIAERFVLSESTVKTHVGRVLSKIGARDRIQAVIFAYDHGLTRPQAG; from the coding sequence GTGACCACCGTGCTCATCGTCGACGACCAGCCGCTGCAGCGGTACGGCTTCCGGATGCTCCTCGACTCCGTGACCGAGACGGAAGTCGTCGGCGAGGCCGCGCACGGCACCGAAGCCGTGCGCAAGGCCGCTCAACTCCGGCCCGACGTCGTCCTCATGGACGTACGTATGCCGGGCATGGACGGCATCGAGGCGACTCGCGGGATCGTCGCCGCCGGCGACCGCTCCCGCGTCCTGGTCCTGACCACTTTCGACCTCGACGAGTACGTGTACGCGGCTCTGCGTGCCGGGGCCAGCGGCTTCCTCCTCAAGGACGCCCGGCCCGAGGAACTCCTGGCAGGCATCCGCGCGGTGGCCGCCGGAGACGCGGTGATCGCCCCTGCGCTCACCCGCCGCCTGTTGCACGAATTCGCGCGGCTCGTGCCGCCCAACGCCAACGGCTCCGCTCAAGACTCGAGGTTGAGTTCCCTCACCGACCGCGAACGCGAGATCCTCGTGGCGATCGGCAAGGGCTGGACGAACGGCGAGATCGCCGAGCGTTTCGTCCTCTCGGAATCCACGGTGAAGACCCACGTCGGTCGCGTTCTGTCCAAGATCGGCGCCCGCGACCGCATCCAGGCAGTGATCTTCGCCTACGACCACGGACTGACCCGGCCCCAAGCGGGCTGA
- a CDS encoding ABC transporter permease → MTSSAASLVPVNTTLGILLAALLFLATAIAGWCHLDPHPHKSRAREILVAGLRAVVQLALVSVVITWAVESVPGLLVFLVLMLTVAVRTAGRRITGNHTWWLAAAPIAAGVLPVVVALLGTGLVPLESVTLIPVTGILIGGALTATVLAGRRALDELSQRRGEVEAAMALGLSDRDARMEIARPAASDALLPGLDQTRTVGLVTLPGAFVGMLLGGSSPVLAGAVQLFVLIALMAVQAIAVAVTLELVARHRLYRSALSTHASSPSKSRRLPKAPAPTASRPGASNVGQ, encoded by the coding sequence GTGACGTCGAGTGCAGCATCTCTGGTGCCAGTCAACACGACCCTCGGCATTCTGCTCGCCGCTCTGCTGTTCCTGGCGACGGCGATCGCAGGGTGGTGTCATCTCGATCCGCACCCGCACAAGAGCCGTGCCCGGGAGATCCTTGTCGCAGGCCTTCGCGCCGTCGTCCAACTCGCCCTGGTTTCGGTGGTCATCACCTGGGCCGTCGAGTCGGTGCCGGGACTGCTGGTGTTCCTCGTCCTCATGCTCACGGTGGCCGTTCGCACGGCCGGACGGAGAATCACCGGCAATCACACGTGGTGGTTGGCGGCCGCGCCGATTGCCGCCGGCGTTCTACCGGTCGTAGTGGCGCTCCTCGGCACGGGGCTCGTCCCACTGGAAAGCGTGACCCTGATCCCCGTCACGGGCATCCTCATCGGTGGCGCACTCACCGCGACTGTGCTTGCTGGACGTCGCGCCCTGGACGAACTGTCCCAGCGACGCGGTGAGGTGGAAGCCGCGATGGCACTGGGATTGTCGGATCGGGATGCCCGGATGGAGATCGCGCGTCCTGCGGCCTCCGACGCTCTCCTGCCCGGCCTGGACCAGACCCGTACTGTCGGTCTGGTCACGCTCCCCGGGGCGTTCGTTGGCATGCTCCTGGGAGGGTCCAGTCCCGTCCTGGCCGGGGCGGTGCAGCTGTTCGTCCTCATCGCGCTCATGGCCGTGCAGGCCATAGCCGTGGCGGTGACCCTTGAGCTCGTGGCGCGGCACCGCCTGTATCGATCCGCGCTGAGTACACACGCGAGTTCCCCGTCCAAGTCGAGAAGGCTCCCAAAGGCGCCGGCACCGACAGCCAGTCGGCCCGGCGCAAGCAACGTCGGGCAGTGA
- a CDS encoding aldehyde dehydrogenase family protein — protein sequence MSATRGLIINGREVPASSARTTSDTNPWTGEVYAEVAAATVQDVTRAVDAADAAFAQWSATKPATRRQIFLEAARLMADRSDDIVRIMAAEVGGTAPWAAFNARLAADILLEAAAAVSQPTGQLLATDADGVISAQTRVPKGVVAAISPWNAPVILGVRAVALPLAVGNTVVMKPSEDAPIACGLLIADVLHEAGLPAGVLNVVTNDRADAPDVVGALIADPRVRMVNFTGSTEVGRAIGVRAAQHLKPAVLELGGKNALVVLEDADVDYAVDAAVFGSFMNSGQICMCLDRIIVHRSLAEEFTEKFAARVAQLDCGDPSHSATAVGPVINSRAARRITALVEDALARGAALAAGTGRSEGPDTLIRPVVLTGVTKDMKIYYDETFGPVTVVHVVDSAEEAVALANDTPHGLTAGVITEDLRAGLEVASRLRTGIVHINDQSIADEPQAPFGGVKDSGYGRFGGQAGVDAFTDIRWVTVQARGHAHFPI from the coding sequence GTGTCCGCCACCCGAGGCCTGATCATCAACGGCCGCGAGGTTCCCGCCTCTTCCGCCCGCACCACCTCCGACACCAATCCCTGGACCGGAGAGGTCTACGCCGAGGTCGCCGCCGCAACCGTCCAGGACGTGACCCGGGCGGTGGACGCCGCCGACGCCGCCTTCGCGCAGTGGTCGGCCACCAAGCCCGCCACCCGCCGGCAGATCTTCCTCGAGGCGGCCCGGCTGATGGCCGACCGCAGCGACGACATCGTGCGGATCATGGCCGCTGAAGTCGGCGGCACCGCCCCATGGGCGGCCTTCAACGCCCGGCTCGCTGCCGACATCCTGCTGGAAGCGGCCGCCGCCGTCAGCCAGCCCACCGGCCAGTTGCTCGCGACCGACGCCGACGGAGTCATCTCCGCCCAGACGCGTGTTCCCAAGGGCGTCGTCGCCGCCATCTCACCGTGGAACGCACCCGTGATCCTCGGAGTGCGCGCGGTCGCGCTGCCGCTCGCCGTCGGCAACACCGTCGTGATGAAGCCCAGTGAGGACGCCCCGATCGCCTGCGGCCTGCTCATCGCCGACGTCCTGCACGAGGCCGGACTGCCCGCGGGCGTGCTCAACGTCGTCACCAACGACCGTGCGGACGCCCCCGATGTGGTCGGCGCGCTCATCGCGGACCCGCGGGTGCGCATGGTCAACTTCACCGGCTCGACAGAGGTGGGCCGGGCCATCGGAGTCCGGGCCGCCCAGCACCTCAAGCCCGCTGTCCTCGAACTCGGCGGTAAGAACGCCCTGGTGGTCCTGGAGGACGCGGACGTCGACTACGCCGTGGACGCGGCCGTCTTCGGCTCCTTCATGAACTCCGGCCAGATCTGCATGTGTCTGGACCGGATCATCGTCCACCGCTCGCTCGCCGAGGAGTTCACCGAGAAGTTCGCCGCCCGGGTGGCGCAGCTGGACTGCGGCGACCCTTCCCACTCCGCCACCGCCGTCGGGCCCGTCATCAACTCCCGAGCGGCGCGGCGCATCACCGCGCTTGTCGAGGATGCCCTCGCCCGGGGAGCGGCCCTCGCCGCGGGCACCGGCCGGTCCGAGGGACCGGACACACTGATCCGCCCGGTGGTGCTCACCGGTGTCACCAAGGACATGAAGATCTACTACGACGAGACCTTCGGCCCGGTCACCGTGGTGCACGTGGTCGACAGCGCCGAGGAAGCGGTCGCCCTCGCCAACGACACCCCCCACGGGCTGACCGCCGGTGTCATCACGGAGGACCTGCGCGCAGGTCTCGAGGTCGCCTCCCGGCTGCGCACCGGGATCGTCCACATCAACGACCAGTCGATCGCAGATGAACCCCAGGCCCCGTTCGGCGGGGTGAAGGACTCCGGCTACGGCCGCTTCGGCGGCCAGGCGGGCGTCGACGCGTTCACCGACATTCGCTGGGTGACGGTCCAGGCCCGCGGTCACGCCCACTTCCCGATCTGA